From the Lathyrus oleraceus cultivar Zhongwan6 chromosome 4, CAAS_Psat_ZW6_1.0, whole genome shotgun sequence genome, one window contains:
- the LOC127136238 gene encoding intermediate cleaving peptidase 55, mitochondrial — translation KSTSIFVQALLLTMLHSKTYPDEGMLAAKVEYECKVRGAQRMGFNPVVGGGPNGSVIHYSRNDQKIKDGDLVLMDVGCELHGYDSNLTRTWPPCGTFSSAQEEFYELILETNKHCVELCKPGASIRQIHNRSVEMLQKGLKEFGILKGFGSSSYHTLNPTSIGHYLGMDIHDCSMINFDRPLKPGVVITIEPGVYIPSSFNCPERYRGIGIRIEDEILITETGYEVLTASIPKEVKQIESLLNNFSHSQNNLRATFN, via the coding sequence AAATCCACATCCATCTTTGTCCAAGCACTTTTGTTGACAATGCTGCATTCAAAGACATACCCCGATGAAGGTATGCTAGCTGCAAAGGTTGAATATGAATGCAAAGTGAGAGGTGCCCAACGAATGGGTTTCAATCCCGTGGTTGGTGGCGGGCCTAATGGAAGTGTTATACATTACTCTAGGAACGATCAAAAGATTAAAGATGGAGATCTTGTTTTGATGGATGTTGGATGTGAGTTACATGGCTATGACAGTAATCTCACACGTACCTGGCCACCTTGTGGTACCTTCTCTTCTGCACAGGAGGAGTTTTATGAGCTTATACTGGAAACAAACAAGCATTGTGTGGAACTTTGTAAGCCTGGTGCAAGTATTCGACAAATACACAACCGTTCGGTTGAAATGCTGCAGAAAGGACTAAAGGAGTTTGGAATTTTGAAAGGTTTTGGAAGCAGTTCCTACCATACGCTGAACCCAACTTCTATAGGTCACTATCTCGGAATGGACATTCACGATTGTTCAATGATCAACTTTGACCGTCCTCTGAAGCCAGGTGTTGTAATAACTATTGAACCGGGGGTGTACATCCCATCTTCTTTTAATTGCCCAGAGAGGTACCGAGGCATTGGGATAAGGATTGAGGATGAGATTCTCATTACAGAAACAGGTTACGAGGTTTTAACAGCATCAATTCCTAAAGAAGTGAAGCAAATTGAGTCCTTGCTGAACAACTTCAGCCATAGCCAAAATAACTTGAGAGCTACATTCAACTAA
- the LOC127136239 gene encoding intermediate cleaving peptidase 55, mitochondrial — MLHSKTYPDEGMLAAKVEYECKVRGAQRMGFNPVVGGGPNGSVIHYSRNDQKIKDGDLVLMDVGCELHGYDSNLTRTWPPCGTFSSAQEEFYELILETNKHCVELCKPGASIRQIHNRSVEMLQKGLKEFGILKGFGSSSYHTLNPTSIGHYLGMDIHDCSMINFDRPLKPGVVITIEPGVYIPSSFNCPERYRGIRSRMLVSN; from the coding sequence ATGCTGCATTCAAAGACATACCCCGATGAAGGTATGCTAGCTGCAAAGGTTGAATATGAATGCAAAGTGAGAGGTGCCCAACGAATGGGTTTCAATCCCGTGGTTGGTGGCGGGCCTAATGGAAGTGTTATACATTACTCTAGGAACGATCAAAAGATTAAAGATGGAGATCTTGTTTTGATGGATGTTGGATGTGAGTTACATGGCTATGACAGTAATCTCACACGTACCTGGCCACCTTGTGGTACCTTCTCTTCTGCACAGGAGGAGTTTTATGAGCTTATACTGGAAACAAACAAGCATTGTGTGGAACTTTGTAAGCCTGGTGCAAGTATTCGACAAATACACAACCGTTCGGTTGAAATGCTGCAGAAAGGACTAAAGGAGTTTGGAATTTTGAAAGGTTTTGGAAGCAGTTCCTACCATACGCTGAACCCAACTTCTATAGGTCACTATCTCGGAATGGACATTCACGATTGTTCAATGATCAACTTTGACCGTCCTCTGAAGCCAGGTGTTGTAATAACTATTGAACCGGGGGTGTACATCCCATCTTCTTTTAATTGCCCAGAGAGGTACCGAGGCATTAGAAGTCGAATGCTTGTATCGAATTAA